A single genomic interval of Armigeres subalbatus isolate Guangzhou_Male chromosome 1, GZ_Asu_2, whole genome shotgun sequence harbors:
- the LOC134206075 gene encoding uncharacterized protein LOC134206075: protein MVSIPLMSIEPKTVKYREVPYRSTEARKEGHSCCRAGTKNTASGQTRNLLSRTVESSQSPRQSDSVQSNQVIHAHAPYDGPTQRQLAARQSLAKELPRFSGDPAEWPIFISKYRYTTEACGFSEGENMLRLQRCLTGPALEAVRSRLVLPAAVPQVMETHRMRFGRPELLINALLRRVRDIPAPKSDRLDQLIDFGMAVQALSDHIEAANERAHLSNPALLQELVTKLPADQPFESEVKRSNPRDRPKGKGFVNSHAVETPRSGESTREPQDPSKHFDCTHCNKSGHRLRDCAAFKQLHVDDRWRRIRSLGLCQNCLFNHGRRACRGRKPCNIEDCQFRHHPLLHSTRTLSKSLTSGVGEHHTHRHSSSSTLFRIIPVTLHGILGSIDTYAFLDEGSDLTLVESDLAISLGVKGTPRPLCLRWTGNTSRIEKGSQQITFEISGIGQCKRHRLLNARTVDNLGLPSQSFCMEEAVKMHKHLNGIPLSSYQNAVPKILIGVDNLRLALPLKVQEGDGMAPVAVKTRLGWCVYGPRGRKNLGYNFHICECSCDETLHGAVKDFFAIESVGAESVIIPRTNEDMDYGSNYSVQEWTL from the exons ATGGTTTCAATCCCCCTCATGTCGATCGAACCGAAAACGGTGAAGTACCGCGAAGTACCGTACCGAAGTACCGAAGCAAGGAAGGAAGGACACTCATGCTGCCGTGCAGGAACTAAGAACACGG CCAGTGGACAAACGCGAAATCTTCTCTCGCGTACGGTTGAATCGTCGCAGTCCCCTCGTCAATCAGATAGTGTGCAGTCAAACCAAGTGATTCATGCCCATGCTCCCTATGATGGTCCGACGCAACGACAATTAGCAGCAAGGCAGTCCCTGGCCAAAGAACTGCCTAGATTTTCCGGCGACCCCGCAGAATGGCCAATCTTTATCTCGAAATACCGCTACACTACAGAAGCCTGCGGCTTTTCGGAAGGAGAAAACATGCTTCGTCTTCAGAGATGCCTAACAGGTCCGGCGTTGGAGGCGGTGCGAAGTCGGTTGGTTTTACCAGCAGCAGTACCACAAGTAATGGAAACCCATCGGATGCGATTTGGACGTCCCGAACTGCTGATCAACGCGCTGCTTCGGAGAGTGCGCGATATTCCGGCCCCAAAATCGGATCGACTAGATCAACTTATTGACTTCGGGATGGCAGTGCAAGCGTTAAGCGATCATATTGAAGCTGCGAATGAACGCGCTCACCTATCGAATCCTGCACTATTGCAGGAACTCGTCACAAAACTCCCAGCCGACCAAC CCTTCGAATCGGAGGTAAAGCGATCGAACCCTCGCGATCGCCCTAAAGGCAAAGGATTTGTTAACTCCCATGCAGTCGAAACACCAAGGTCTGGGGAGTCAACTCGTGAACCACAAGACCCGTCTAAACACTTTGATTGCACCCACTGTAACAAGAGTGGACACCGATTGAGGGATTGTGCTGCATTCAAACAGTTGCATGTGGACGATCGTTGGCGACGGATTCGGTCGCTGGGTCTGTGTCAGAATTGTTTATTCAATCATGGACGTCGAGCTTGTCGAGGTCGGAAACCTTGCAACATTGAAGACTGCCAGTTTCGTCATCATCCGCTTCTACATTCCACTAGAACACTATCGAAGTCGCTGACAAGCGGAGTAGGAGAACATCACACTCATCGTCACTCTTCTTCCTCGACGTTATTTCGAATCATCCCAGTTACTCTTCACGGAATTCTCGGCTCGATTGACACGTACGCATTTCTCGATGAAGGTTCTGACCTGACACTGGTGGAAAGCGACCTGGCGATATCACTAGGAGTGAAAGGAACACCGCGACCGTTGTGTCTCCGATGGACCGGAAATACATCCCGTATCGAAAAAGGGTCGCAACAGATCACGTTTGAGATTTCTGGAATTGGACAATGCAAGCGGCATAGGCTACTGAACGCACGTACCGTAGACAATCTAGGCCTACCAAGCCAGAGCTTCTGCATGGAGGAAGCTGTTAAGATGCACAAACACCTAAACGGCATCCCGCTTTCCAGCTACCAGAATGCCGTACCTAAAATTCTCATCGGCGTGGATAATCTACGTCTAGCGTTGCCGCTGAAAGTGCAGGAAGGCGACGGGATGGCTCCCGTGGCGGTGAAAACCAGACTAGGTTGGTGCGTATACGGCCCTCGAGGACGCAAAAATTTAGGCTATAACTTTCACATTTGTGAATGTTCCTGTGATGAGACCCTTCATGGCGCAGTGAAAGACTTCTTCGCAATCGAATCAGTTGGAGCAGAATCGGTGATTATCCCACGAACAAACGAGGATATGGACTATGGAAGCAACTACTCGGTACAAGAATGGACGCTTTGA